DNA sequence from the Acinonyx jubatus isolate Ajub_Pintada_27869175 chromosome A3, VMU_Ajub_asm_v1.0, whole genome shotgun sequence genome:
CCCTGACCGAGCTCCAACACTGGCCTTGGAGCATCCAGCCCAGAGACGGCTTCCCAGATCAGGAATGGCCGTTGCCGGAGGGGGCCGGGCCCCTCTGCTGGGCACCCGGCCTGTGTCCCCAAATCCCAcatgcctgcctccctcctctgacTCTGCGGAGGGGACCGAGTGGGACCCGATATGGCgtcctgggggcctggggcctcAGTTCACACACGTGTATCTTGGTTCTCCTTCTGAGCAGACCCACCATCGCCTCCTGTGTCCCATGTTCCTTCAGGGGCTCAGGGTCGGAGACCCTCAAGGACTGAACAACCACGGGAAGGGCCACCTCCTTGCTTACACTCTCAGAGACCTCACGGTTTGCTGTGGGTTACGAAGGTGTTAAAGGCCTTACCCCGACAGCCAAAGGTTGAAACAAGCCAGGAGTCCACCGCAGACGAGTGGGCGAACAGGTGTGGCCCGTGCACACACGGGACTGTTACCCGACCGTAAAAGGGAAGGACGAGccgacacctgctacaacatgggtggGGCTCGAGGACACCACGCCGAGTGGAACAAGCCAGTCCctgaaggacaaatactgcatgactcCCCTTATGTGAGGGGCCTGGGGCCCTCACACCCATAGGGACAGGTGGCGGATGGTGGGcccctgggggcgggggtaggTGTTGTTTAATGAAGACAGGCTTCCCGTTCTGGAAACGGTGGGTGGGGACGGCCACGCGGCAGTGTGAACGCGCCAACATCCTGCGCCGCCCGCTGGCAGCGGTCATGAGGGCCGACCTCAGCTCCTGCGTCCCAGGACCGTCACCGTGTTCTGCGCTGCAGGACGTCGGCCGCGGGGGGCCCTCCGGGGCTGGGCTCCTCCTCCGCCGGGGGTCACTTGGGGAAAACCTCCAGCGGAGCACACGTGAAGGCCTTTGTGGTAAATTAACATCCCTAGAACATTTCCACGCCGCCCCCCAGCGCCTCTCCGCGTCTCCGCGTGTCCACGACGCCCCCCAGCGCGTCTCCACCTCCACAAACAGGCCTGACCTATGGAGGCCAGACTCATTTTGTAATCAGAGGTCCGTCTTCGGGTTCTTTCTGATCACAAGTGGGGGCGGCAGGGAGCAACGTGTACTCACGCGGAGctaccctcctcctcctcgaGCGCACCTGGGCTGTCTGGGTCCGGTTCCGCGGGAGCCGCGACAGGCAGGCCACAGCAAGGCCAGAGGCTCCATGCCACCGCGGGCGGGTTCCCCGGGTGGAGGGGCACCTCCTCCCTTGCCGCCCCTGCACCTTCACCTCCACCTTCCTTCCTGCATGTGTCTGCTCAGGGGGCCGCCCCTGACCGTCACCTGCAACACTCCCGGGGCTTCCTCCGGGGTGAGCTCAACAAGCTTTTAATAcgtgtttattctttttaaaaaaggaagattgGGGGTCTggggggtgctcagtcggttgggcatccaactcttgacttcggctcaggtcatgttctcacggttcgtgggatcaagccccacatcaggctctgtgttgacaacacaGAACATGCTTgtgattctcccccccccccccgcccttcccccgttcactcaagcactctttctctctctgcccctccccacgtgcTCGCCAACTCActctctcaagatgaataaataaaagcttcagaaaaaataaataaataaaggaaggttAATAAAATCGCAGCCTTCCCTTTCCAGTTTAATCATTTAAGTAAGTCTGGTGTGATCTCTCCACATTCTTAGTTCTTCTACATAGACATCTTGCAAAATCTATTACAAACTCACGAGATGACCAGTTTCTCGttatgagagagaggaggacaaggTGGGAGGGCTCCCTGGTCCCCAGAAGCATCCCTGGCAGAGAGGGACCCACAGGGGGTGCCAGGGGGGGCCCCAAAGATGGGCGAGGACATCTAGCCCACAACCCCCAACAGCCTCCATCAGACCCGCGGTTCTGGCCCAAGGCACAGTCTCCTGAGGACATGTGGTGAGGCCAGAAGCCAGTGCTGGTTGTCATCACTGGCGGAGGGGGTCACCTAGTAGGCGGGGGCCAACTGCTAAACAGCCCGCAGTGCGCAGGACGGCATCCCCCAGGAAGAATGATCTGGCCCCAGGGCCAAGAAGCAAAGCAGAGCAGGTCTGAGGGAAGAGTGCAGCTGGGTGGTGCCCCTGCCCCTGTGATGACAGACAGGCAGCCCTCCCACCCAGTGACCACGTGGGCACGCAGACCTACGTGGGACAGACTGTGACAGTGCAGCTGCTACTCAAAATACCAATCCCACTCACCCCTGCCAGCCCACGAACCCCGGGGGAGGGCGCGATCACCTCACTGGCAGGTGGAGAGACTGAGGCCCACCAGGGCTGCCCGGGCTCTGCTGGGGCCCATCCCCCTCTGCTCACACACCCGGGATCAGGAGTGGGAGGCTCTTCAACACAGCCCGACGCCCCGAGGCGGGCAGCACTGGGTCCTCGGGGAACCGTCAGGCCGAGGCGGCTAGAGGTCCTCGTGGGTAGGGCTCAGGTCCACGCGCTGGGCCTCTCCAAACAGCAGAAAGATGCACAGCCCCAGGCTGCTGATGGCAGCCACCAGGCTGAACATGGACGTCCAGGAGCCCGTGGTCTCGATGAGGTAGCCTCCCAAGCACACGCCCACGACACCTGCACCAGAGGCGGGCGGGGCAGTCCTGAGGGGAGGGCCGGGGCGGGGACTGGGGCTAGGGTACCAGGAGGGGAGGCCGGGGGCGGCCTGAGGGACAGAAGCTGAACTCAGGTGTCCAAGCTACCAGGCCAAGGGAGGGCCGGCCTCAGAGGGTCCCAGAGGGCCAGAGACCTCACGGGCTGTCCGGCATACTGCCTCTCACAGGTCCTCCATGGGGAGTGAGCCCCAGAGTTCTCATCCAGCACTCAACCCCTGGAACCCCGGGCCTTGAGGATTGGACTCACATCTATTGGTCAAGTGAGGGCTGGGGTGCTCGCCGTCAGAAAAGTGAACGTTCGCCCCGGACCAGCTCTGGGATCTCACTGTCCCCCTCCCCGCTGGTCTGACACCGGGGGGCCCTGGAGGGCGCCGTGCCCCACCCTGCAGGGCTAAGGGGCTGGCGGGGCGGGAAGACTCAGGGGTGGGACAGCTGGGAGACACCCAGCCCGCCTCTTACCTGCCAAGGCCCCAGCTGTGTTGGCCACACCTGTGAGCGAGACAGAGCGACAAGGAGGATGGGTCACAGGAGGCCCTCGCCCGGGGGCAGCCCCTGGGGGCCCGGAGagaggacgggggggggggggggggggctcgggtGAGCAACGCCTGGGTGGGGAACAGCCCCTCCTATTCAAACGGGGGCCAGTGGCTCTCACCGAACAGAAAGCCAGCACAGGATGGAGCCAGGTCCTGGATGTTGACGGAAATGCCActgtgggaaagagaaagggaggtggGCGAGCAAGTGACCACAGGGCGGCTGCCACCCCCATGGAGTCCGGGGCTGGTCCTCTGAGCACCCGGGGTCTAGAAACTGCCACGCGGGCACTCGGAACCCAGCCCAGCCAAGGCCCGCCCCCCGCAGCAGGGCGCTCAGCCATGCCAGGGCACAGCCACCGTGCCAGGGTGCCGGCTGGTGAGTGGGGCGCCCGGCCCTCACCTGTGGTTGAAGGTCTGCAGGCCGATGGAAGCTGATGCAAACACCACAGATTTGCAGAAGCTCGAGGTGTGCCCCAAACACAGGGCAAAAACGCTGGACAGGCCAAGGCCCATCACCTGCGGGAGAGAGGATTGATGCCTGCCGACAGGGCTCCTCCCGGGGTCACCCAGGGCGCACTGAGCAAGGTCACTGGGAAAGCCCCTCCCAGGCCTGCCCAGCGGGTATGAGACCCCCACTTGTCCGACCAGAGGGGAATGAGGGCGACCCAGGCCCAGAGACGTGTGCGGGGGTCTGGGGGGGCACAGCTGGGAGAAGGGCCTCAGGTCGGCCAAACCAGCCCCCAGCACTGACCCAGGGCACCTCCGAATGCTTTCTGGGTCAGGAGACGGGGGGTCACAACCCCCAGGTCCCGGGAACAAACCAGGGGTGTCCAGAGGAGCATTCCACCTCCCTACCTGCATGAACTTCCGAACAGTGATGGTTCTGTAacctgagcagaggagagaggttCCCACTGGCACCCACGTGGGGTCCCAGCCGGCACGGCTGCAGGGAGGGAGCTTGGAGGGGAGGGCCGGGCCCTGGGCTCAAGGAGGGGGTGTCCCGGGTCGTGCGTGagacatgtgcacatgtgtgtgggcACACGTGCCTGCACTGGGCATCCTGTGTGCTGGGTGTGTGTGAGCagctgtgtgagtgtgtgtgggcatgtgtgccCTGTGCTGGGCATCCTGGGTGCGTGTGCACACCCGTGTGAGTTCCTGTGGACGCGTGTGCCCTGCCTGGGCATCCTGCATCCTgggtatgtgtgcacgtgtgcgaaTGCGTGTGAGTATGTGTGCCCTGCCCTGGATGTCCTGTGTCCTGGGTGCACGTGTGCAAGTGCGTGTGAGCACGTGTGCCCTGCCCTGGGTGTGCATCTAGAGGACTCTCCAGGACAAGGTCAAGCAGACAGGCAGAAGGAAGGCCCCGGGATGGTTTacacacgtgctctctccctgtttctacaAAGTCTCCACTTTTTTCCACAGTGAGGGTGCAGCACTCTCTCACTAGGAAAGGACTAACGTCTAAgaatgcgtgtgcgtgtgcatgcgtgtgcggTGTGCGTGTCTGTGAGATCCTCGTCCTCGGGCGTGTTCGCTGGGGTCCCGGGCTCGCACACACAGCCCCCCCGACCTATGACCTCTGACCCCTCTGAAGACCAAGGAGGAGCTCCACGGTGCCCACAGGAATCGggtcctctccctgtgccccaccccctccgggaaactgaggctgaggtgGTCGGGGCCCCACTCTCGAAGCGAGGTCCTGGGGGTGGCAAGACCCCTCCCATCCCCGTAGCACCCCCAGGAgggggcccccaccccccacagtgtGGCAAAGCTGGGTTGGCTCCCggcggcccctcccccagggctcacCCTGATTGATGAGATGGTCGGAGAGGAACCCGCTGAACAGACCGGCGGGGATGGCCACCAGCCAGGGCACCACGTTGAAGACCCAGCCCTGCAGGGAAAAGGGAGGCCTCAGAGGGCATGCGCCTGGCCACCCGCGAGAGGTTGCACAGGCCGGTGGTCGCCCATGTGCCCTGATGCCCGGTAAGTCTCTCCCTGCCCACAGGCTGGGCTCCCGGGCTGGAGGGCCCCCCTGACCttgacccccccccaccctggccgAGCTCCACGTCCACTAGGGCCGCCCCCCTTCAGGCCGAGTCTCCCTCActggccccccccccaccgtgacAGGGCCGAGCAGGGGGGACACAGGCCCACCGTGCGGAGGTGCAGGAGGTTCTGGTCACCAGACGGGGAGGGTGGCCGGGGTGGAGTGGGCCAAGCTGACCCTGCCCCTGTCGCGATCCCCACTTGGCCCGTCCTCGGTCATGACCATGCACAGACCGTCGGCTGAGCCTAGGACAGGGCTCTGCCGGGCGGCCGCACAGGGTGCATCCCGGGAGCAGGCGCTGTGCGGCGGTGGGAAGGGGCCCTGTCCTGGGTGGCTGCACCAGACCAGAGGGGCCGCGGGCCCTGAGCAAGGGCGAGGTTAGCTCGGGGCCGCGAGCCCGAGTGCGGCCGCAAACAACACTGTGTCTCCGTCACCCCGCGGGCGCCAGGGTGGTCCACCCACCTTGGAGCTAGGGAACGTCTCCTTGAAGAAGGTCGGCAGCCAGGAGAGGAGGATGAAGAGAGCGCACGCGGACGACAGCTGAGCGGAGATGGCTGCCCTGGGGGGCGCGGCCGGGGGCTCAGGGTCCATGCGCCCCAGCCCCGCACGGAGGGGCGCCCCCGCCAGCCCCCGCGGAGCTCAGAAGCCGGGGTGACCCCGGCCCGTGTAGGCTTCGGGAACACCCGAGATCGGCTGGGCTCGGCCCCGTGCCGCCCCACCCCAAGCCGCGGCCCCGAGGCGCCGGCTCACCAGACAGAGGGCTTCCGGAAAAGCTGTCTCCAGGGAACTTTGGTGCGCCTGGACACCCGCAGGCCTCGCACCAGAACGCCCAAGGCCAGGATGAGATCTGAGGGGCAAGCGGTTTCCATGTGGAAGCTCCTCAGAATTGGGGGATGGCGTCTGCTCGTAACAGACGGCTCCCTGGGGGGCAGCTCCAGGGGCCAGCGCCCCCACAGCCCTGCGGCCCACCTGGCTGCCCCGGGGACGGCCACACCGTCctccctgccagcaccttgggCTGTCGGCATTTGAGGGAGTCTGAACAGACTTCCTCGGTCCTTCCCCCATCCTCAGATCCCCCGAGCCCCGCTTCCTGCCGTCTTTAGACCGATGGCCCCTGCCAGCTGCCTGTGCCCGGTGGGCACCTGTCTCCGTGTGCCCGCTTCTTCCTGGGGCACGGCTCTCAGGCCTGAACCCGGGCAGAGCCGGCCCGAGAACTGGCATTTTCCTCAGGCTCTAGTCTAGAGGATGCTTTTCCGGACGGGGCCAAGCTGCAGCCCAGGGACCCGCTGAGCGGGTGCTACTCCGCAGGTGAGTTGGGTGGATGTTTAGCGGCCACTAGAGGGGCCGGGCGCCAGGCCCTCGCCCTCCCTGGGCAGCTGCATTTGCCGGCCATCGCCCGCCCGGCCACAGTTACCTTTCTCACTCAGCAGGTACCTGTGCACATAACACACCCACAGCAGGGTGAGCCCGCCGGAGAAGTAGAAGACGCTAGGCCAGCCGTACCGGTCCAGGAGCAGGGAGCCCACGGCCCCCGTCACCAGCGTCCTGAAAGACAGGTGGCCGTGACCCTGGGCTTTGCTGGGGCAAGGCGATGCCTCTGAGCACCCCCACCCGGCATAAGCTCGTCGCCAGGAAAGCAGCCGCCCCAGTCTGAGCGTATTTTGCGAAGCATTCGGAGCGTTCAGGGAGACTTCCGGCTGCCTCGGCGCCCAGGGGACGTGGGCACAGCCGTGCGGCCGTGACACGGCACGGGGGCCCTCTGTTGCTTTAATTTCTTGCTGCCGGGCCTCCAAGTTGGCCTCCAAGATGTCTAAACACAAAAGTGGGAGAAGCAAGCACAAAGCCCAGAAGCCCTGTGGATCCTCGCCTCCTgcaggccggggggtggggggtgggcaggggggcgCCTTCCCCCCCGgagcctccctttcctcatctgtgcagTGGGCAGACTGTGTTCCGTGCCTCTCGGCCTAAGACACGGGCCCAGGACGCCTGGGTGAAGCGGGATTTCAGAAACAACGCACACCCTTCCTTGTGGGAGTACGTCCCACACGGCGTATCCAGAACCCCCGTTCCACTGGGCGCTCTGGGCTTTTATCCGGGCTCCTGGCCCGTCCTGAGGCACCCCTCTACGCTCTGATTTCTTGCCTGCTTCTTGGCAGCAGGGAAGTGAGGGACCTGAGCCCCGGGTAGTGAAGCCCCATCAGGACAGCAACATGTCCCTTCTCCCCGAGCGAGGCCTCCGTTCAGGAGTACAGGGACAGGGTCTTCATGTCTGGACCGTGTCACATGCCCCCCAGGGGGGCACAGGTCGCCTCCCACATCGGGACGGCACCCCCTCTGGCTCCCTCAGCACAGATGAAAGGGAACGCCGTGTCCCATTGCCAGAGCCTCAACCACACCACCTGCCCTGGGGACAGAACATGCACAAGGGTGGGGGGGGTCCCCCGCAGCACAGAAGCAGCCGACCCGCATCTCCCTGAGCCGCAAAGGCGCCCACGTGGCCTGTCCCCGCCCAGGCCCCCCTGGGCACACCCTCTGTCCCCTGGGCTCTCAGGGCCAGGACTTACCCAAATTGGGAGCCGGCCCCCACGGCACTGTAGGTGAAGGCACGTTCGCTCTCTCGTACCTTCTGTGACAGCAGGCTGGTCAGCGCCGGGAAGTAGACCCCTGAAACGAGCAGAGAGCTGCGTCCCCACGCTGTCACCTGGGGCCAGGGCGGGGCCGGCCAGGACCGAGAGCTGCTCTGGGACGCTCCCCCGGGGACCAGCAGGACTGGGCTCTGAGGACCTGTCAGCTGGCCTCTCAGCTGGGGGACAGGTGTGCTCGGGGTCCTGGCACGGAACGGGCTGTGGGAACGACGGAGTCTGAGCCGGCACTCCTGCCACACCAGCTCGAGTCCTGGTGCACACtcacacgcgcacgcgcacgctTGCTCGCACAGGCCCACTCACACtcgcacacacgctcacacaccgGCACGCCCTGCTCGCACGTGCACATTCGCACTCACGCTCGTGCTCGCACGCACACGCTCACAATGCTCACGCACACTCGCACACGCATGCTCACACATGACACGctcgtgcacgcacgcacactcaCACGCTGTCTCGCTCGCACACACACGCTCGCACGCGTTCACACACGCAGTGCACCTACAGCCCGTGAGGCCCGAGCGAGCGGCCCCACGGAGCCACGGTGCCCGGATGTGTCGTCGTCCCGCAGCCACACGAGATGCCGCCCCAAGGAGGCCCGAGGGACCCCGGGGCCTCTTCGCAACTTCCTGCAAATCTACGATCATTGcaaaacctaatttttaaaacagggaCGGCGGCTCCCACCTGTTGTGCTGCGCTTTTCTCCCCGGAAGAGCTAAGAGGCCAGGGGCTGAGGCAGGGCCCGGCCTTCCCGTcggggccccacccccacccacaccaaCTGCCAGTCACCCAGGCTGACCGCTGCCCCTTGAGCTCTCGTGACGGCACGGACcggccccccacctcccaggaagATGGGGGAACAGCCTGAGCCGAGGGCCCCCTGGCTGGATGCCCAGAAACCCCAGCCACGGGACCGGCCGCACATGGGGCACCGGGGTGAACCCACGGGGGCTCAGGAGCCGGACTGCCCGAGAGGCGGACCGGTGGGGCCGGTCAGGAAACAGGGAGAGGCCGAGTGCAGACGCGGGTCCCTGAGGCTCCGGCCAGGGGCAGCCTCTGCCCAGCAACATGCAGAAACTCAGCAAGTCCCCGCTGCTCCAGGGGCCAGGGGCGCTGACGGCCACCGTGTGGCAAGCTGCCTGCCACCCACGCCCCCGGGGTGGGCCTTTTGGCGGAGGGGGGCATCTGACATTGGATTGTGCCAGACCGTGAAATATTTCTGGGAAACAGACAGAGCCTCGGCGCCAAGGCCTCGCGCGGCACGACAGACCCGCCCGCCACGGGGAAGCGCAGCCAAGCGCCGGCTGCCTGCTGGGGGCGGTCGGTCCTCGTGCCTCCCTGCCCACGAGGACAGCTGCCCGCCCGCCGCGCTGGGGGCTCCCGGGGCCTTATCAGCAGGCGCAGGAGACTTCCTCTGACCTAAGCACACGCGCAGGATTACGCCTGAGTACACGTATGTACCCACACGTACACCCACCTGCACGGACACGTCCACACACCCACGTGTCCACACGCGTGTACCTACACGCGTACACAACGCGTGCGCGCTCGCCTGGCGCTGGCACGGCTGGGACCGCAGAGGGGAGCTGCCAAGACAGCCCTACCTTGGAGCAAGCCCGTGAGGATGCGCGAGAAGGTCATGAGGACCAGGTGAGCACTGCTGAGGCGGGCGAGCAGCGGGGTGGCGGCAGTGATGAAGCCCCAGGCGGAGGCGGACAGCAGGATGACCTTCTCACCCCCGATCCTGGAGGAGGACGAGAGCACAGTGGCGGGTGGCAGGCAGGGTGGGCGGGTCCTGCCCGGAGGAGCCCAAGCCGGTGCCTGCTCCAGCCCGGCCCTGAGCTGCCGCCACCGGGCCGGGCGCCACTTCCTCGTCCTCCTCCGCAGAAGGGGCGGAGGGTGAGGGCACAGGCCCAGCCTGTCCCTCCGTCCCAACAAGcacccttcccccgccccccaggacaAGTGCCCCAAGGGGAGCCGCGCACCTGCCCCCGGACCGCCTCCTCCACGGACCTCGGTCCTCTCGGCCGATGCCTCTCTCCAGGCCAGGCCTGGCCCCACATTCATCCTGCGGGAGCCGCCTCCCCCCGGGGCAGCCCCGGGGCGCGTCGGGAGGAGGGGTGGTTACCGGTCCCCCAGGTGGCCGCCCACCACCTGAGTCAGGCAGTAGCCCCAGAAGAAGCTGCTGAGCACGATGCCGGCTTCCTTCTTGTTCCAGCCGAAGTCCTGGCTCATGGAGACGGCGCACACGGGCACGCTGACCCGGGCGCAGTACAGCAGGCCCGTGCCCAGCAGCAGCGTCCCCGTCCATGCCTGGCACTCGGGCCTGCGGGACAGGAGGGACGGTGTCACCCAGGAGGGCAGCGTGGCCGCCCCCCCGACACCGGAACCCCCCTGCGTGTCGGCTCCTGAAGCACAGGCAGACTCTAGGAACGAGTCACGACAGCAGAGGCTGGGAGCAGCCGGACGGCCAGCAGAGGGGCACGTGGGACAGAGCACAGCTGGAGGGGTGTGCTAGCCGGGACCAGCAGCCAGGTCCACACTCCCACTCCCCGCTCCCCACAGTCCAGGGTCCCCAGGGAAGCAGCTGGGCAAGAGCAGACAGCTCAGTAACCTGCCCAGGAGACCCCGGCTGAGGCCAAAAGGGAGGGTCTCGTGGCAGGGGTGGGCCACTATGGGATAGGAGCAGGGCAGTGGGTCCCCGAAGGCTCCGCAGGAAAGCTGTGTGTGCCCAGCAGAGGAGGTCGGGGCAGGCGGTGCTGGGAGGCCAGCAAGGGGACGGTGCCGTGGGGGTGGTCGGCCCTTGGAGGAACCCGGGCGGAGGAGAGGCAGGCCCGGCTGCCTAGGAAGTCGCCAGACAGGTGTCCACAGGGGGACGGTCCTTGAAACTTCTGGCCAGTGCTCCCCGACTGCCCCTGAGACCAAGGGAACTGAGAAACTGCCAGAGCCAGGAGATGATGCCCCCGTGCATGTGGGGTCCCGGATGGGGTGCTGGGGTGTGAAAACCAACGGCAGAAATCTGAGCAAACTCGGGGCTTTTGTCCGTGGTTCCCTGCGGAGAGGGACTCGCAGGCGGGACAAAGGCAGGGCGCTGACAGAAGATGTGGAGGGAGGGGCGGGCGGTAGAGTCACTCCCTTCACGTGACTCTGTAAATCAAGAACCGGCCTCAGAGACAAAGTTTACTTTTAAAccatgagagagagggagctgtgGGCACCAGCcgtgggggtgggagatgggtggagAGGGGGTACCGCTGGTGACTTGTGATGTCCCGTGTGGAGGGCGGGGTGTGCAAGCTGGGGGCGGGTGGTCAGAGAGTGCGGGGGCCTTGCAGCAGCCCCGCGGGGAGCTCAGGGGCCCCGCCTGCACGGGGACCCATCCCGAGCGGGGCGCACACACCAGGAGCCCCATCAGTGGGTGTGATACGACGCACCCATTACCACAAACGCCCCGACCTGGAGCGGGGCCCACCGGCCGGGAGAAGTCAGGGCCGCGGGACTCCCCGCAGGATGGACCACTGACCACAGGAGCTGCCCCGGGGGCTGGCCTCCAGGCGCCCAGGTGCGGGTGGGTCTGTGGACACGGAACAAGAGGCCTGGCCTCTTCGAGCCTCCGTCTCCTTAGTGAAGACAGGCTGGTGCCCATGACAGCTGCCTCTTCATGGGAGAGTAGACAGCAGAGTGACCAGCAAGTTCCCAATGTCCCAACAGGAAGCCACTGTGaccaggaggaagggaggccagGCAACTGTGTCCACCTCCTCCGGCTGATGTCTCCACGTGGGTCCACTCCCTGTCCACAAACCACAGTGTGCTCTTCCACGGTCAGGGAGGAGGCGGCCCTCCCCACGGCCCCGACCTGCTGAGTGGCCCCACCGTGGGCGCCCTGGGGCCACTCCTGCCTGCAGCCCCTCCACAGCCAAGGAGCCACCGCTTGAGGCTGTGGGGCCCTGCAGTCTTACCAGCAGAGACAGCTGATTCGAGGTTCGACACCATCACTCGGGAGTTTGGGGGAGAGCGAGTCTGAGTTCCAGCAGCCGGCCTTCTGGCCCCAACAGACCCCTATCTGTAGGCCAGGGCCCCATCTGGGGCTTGGGGATTCCAGTTCCAAAGTGCCTTCCAGCTCCTGATGGGGCGTGTGGCGTGGGCATCAAAGAAGTCCCCGTCCGGGCCCTGGCACGACGCAGGGAACCCCATCCCTTCCCTGGGCTGGTTTCCCAGGCGTGCTCTGGACCAGGCACTTCAGGCTGGGCCTCTGGACCTCAGAGGGGCGTGGCACGCAGGGCTCCAGGGCGCCCTTCTGTGGCCCTCTGCTTTTAGATACCAGAACCAGTGGGAAATCGGGTCCTGTGCTAAAAATATCCCCAGCTGTGCAATTCCAGAAGCCAGACGCTAGACCCTGCTTTGGCTGAGGTCGGCTGGGGGACGGCGCTCCACTTGGAAACTGCCCAGTGACCCCCGTCAcacgctccccacccccacctccaggttCTTAAAATGTTACTGGAATGATTCAGAAGCCCGGACGACGGGGACAGCAGCATGGACCCGAGGTCCCAAGGCTTCCCCTGCTTGAGAGGGATGGGGCCATAGGGGAAGCTCAGTGGCTGTCCCTCTGGGCCCGGGGGCCCCAAACGCTAGTTTTCTTTCCAGAACTGAAGACCGTGGGGCGGAGGCAGGGCCAGGCATCTGCGAGGCTGATAAGCCCGCAGGTGGCACCAGCTCACTGCCCACCCGACACAGGACACGGGGCCCCTGGCAGGGCGGACCACCGTGGGCTCAGGCACCTGCCCCTCTGGGGTTCCAGACCTGAAGATGATGC
Encoded proteins:
- the SLC17A9 gene encoding solute carrier family 17 member 9 isoform X1, which produces MDGDAAAGHGPAVLRPGQRARVRRLHEPGLRLEQEGSRHRAQQLLLGLLPDSGGGRPPGGPVTTPPPDAPRGCPGGRRLPQDECGARPGLERGIGREDRGPWRRRSGGRIGGEKVILLSASAWGFITAATPLLARLSSAHLVLMTFSRILTGLLQGVYFPALTSLLSQKVRESERAFTYSAVGAGSQFGTLVTGAVGSLLLDRYGWPSVFYFSGGLTLLWVCYVHRYLLSEKDLILALGVLVRGLRVSRRTKVPWRQLFRKPSVWAAISAQLSSACALFILLSWLPTFFKETFPSSKGWVFNVVPWLVAIPAGLFSGFLSDHLINQGYRTITVRKFMQVGRWNAPLDTPGLFPGPGGCDPPSPDPESIRRCPGSVLGAGLADLRPFSQLCPPRPPHTSLGLGRPHSPLVGQVGVSYPLGRPGRGFPSDLAQCALGDPGRSPVGRHQSSLPQVMGLGLSSVFALCLGHTSSFCKSVVFASASIGLQTFNHSGISVNIQDLAPSCAGFLFGVANTAGALAGVVGVCLGGYLIETTGSWTSMFSLVAAISSLGLCIFLLFGEAQRVDLSPTHEDL
- the SLC17A9 gene encoding solute carrier family 17 member 9 isoform X3 encodes the protein MDGDAAAGHGPAVLRPGQRARVRRLHEPGLRLEQEGSRHRAQQLLLGLLPDSGGGRPPGGPVTTPPPDAPRGCPGGRRLPQDECGARPGLERGIGREDRGPWRRRSGGRIGGEKVILLSASAWGFITAATPLLARLSSAHLVLMTFSRILTGLLQGVYFPALTSLLSQKVRESERAFTYSAVGAGSQFGTLVTGAVGSLLLDRYGWPSVFYFSGGLTLLWVCYVHRYLLSEKDLILALGVLVRGLRVSRRTKVPWRQLFRKPSVWAAISAQLSSACALFILLSWLPTFFKETFPSSKGWVFNVVPWLVAIPAGLFSGFLSDHLINQGYRTITVRKFMQVMGLGLSSVFALCLGHTSSFCKSVVFASASIGLQTFNHSGISVNIQDLAPSCAGFLFGVANTAGALAGVVGVCLGGYLIETTGSWTSMFSLVAAISSLGLCIFLLFGEAQRVDLSPTHEDL
- the SLC17A9 gene encoding solute carrier family 17 member 9 isoform X2 is translated as MQPLPPEEARRDGAEDAQWSRPECQAWTGTLLLGTGLLYCARVSVPVCAVSMSQDFGWNKKEAGIVLSSFFWGYCLTQVVGGHLGDRIGGEKVILLSASAWGFITAATPLLARLSSAHLVLMTFSRILTGLLQGVYFPALTSLLSQKVRESERAFTYSAVGAGSQFGTLVTGAVGSLLLDRYGWPSVFYFSGGLTLLWVCYVHRYLLSEKDLILALGVLVRGLRVSRRTKVPWRQLFRKPSVWAAISAQLSSACALFILLSWLPTFFKETFPSSKGWVFNVVPWLVAIPAGLFSGFLSDHLINQGYRTITVRKFMQVGRWNAPLDTPGLFPGPGGCDPPSPDPESIRRCPGSVLGAGLADLRPFSQLCPPRPPHTSLGLGRPHSPLVGQVGVSYPLGRPGRGFPSDLAQCALGDPGRSPVGRHQSSLPQVMGLGLSSVFALCLGHTSSFCKSVVFASASIGLQTFNHSGISVNIQDLAPSCAGFLFGVANTAGALAGVVGVCLGGYLIETTGSWTSMFSLVAAISSLGLCIFLLFGEAQRVDLSPTHEDL
- the SLC17A9 gene encoding solute carrier family 17 member 9 isoform X4 yields the protein MQPLPPEEARRDGAEDAQWSRPECQAWTGTLLLGTGLLYCARVSVPVCAVSMSQDFGWNKKEAGIVLSSFFWGYCLTQVVGGHLGDRIGGEKVILLSASAWGFITAATPLLARLSSAHLVLMTFSRILTGLLQGVYFPALTSLLSQKVRESERAFTYSAVGAGSQFGTLVTGAVGSLLLDRYGWPSVFYFSGGLTLLWVCYVHRYLLSEKDLILALGVLVRGLRVSRRTKVPWRQLFRKPSVWAAISAQLSSACALFILLSWLPTFFKETFPSSKGWVFNVVPWLVAIPAGLFSGFLSDHLINQGYRTITVRKFMQVMGLGLSSVFALCLGHTSSFCKSVVFASASIGLQTFNHSGISVNIQDLAPSCAGFLFGVANTAGALAGVVGVCLGGYLIETTGSWTSMFSLVAAISSLGLCIFLLFGEAQRVDLSPTHEDL